CGGCCGGCAGCGTCGTAGGTACGTTGCCGGCTCACCCCGCCCGGCGCGCTCAGTTGGGCCGGACGGCCCTCGGCGTCGTAGCCGACGGTCCAGGTTCGGTCCGCGGCGGCCGGATGACTCGCGGTGGCCGGATCGATCACGGATTCGGCGAGACCGAGGGTGTTGTAGGTGTAGATGGTGGAGTTGCGGCGACCGTCGGTGTAGCGGGTGCGGTTGCCGGCCGCGTCGTAGCCGAAGCTCGTGGTGATCGACTCCGTCGCGCTGACCGGCTCGACCTGCTCGGCCAGCCGGCTGGCCGCGTCGTACCGGTACGTCGTGACCGCGTCGTACGGGTCCTTCGACGAGATCATGTTGCCGGCGACGTCGTACCCGTAGGTCTGGGTACGCAGCACCGTGTTGTCGGGCTTGAGGTTGGCGTCACTGGCCCGGTTGCCGAACAGGTCGTAGTTGACCCGGACGGTGCGGCCGAGCCCGTCGGAGACCCGGACCTGCCGGCCGGAGGAGTCGTAACCGAACAGTCTCGCCTCGCCGGTCGGTGCGGTGGTGCGGATGACGTCACCGACCGCGTCGTGCGCGTTGATCGTCATCGCACCGGTCGGCGAGACCGTCGAGGTGAGGTTGCCGGCGTCGTCGTACACCATCCGGCTGGTGAGGGTCTTCGCGACCGGCCGACGCTCCAGCCGGGTCTGGGTGACCTGCCGGTCCAGGTCGTCGTAGGTGGACTCGACCCGGGCACCCGTCGGGTCGGTGACCGAAAGCACCTGCCCGGTTCGGGTGTACGTGTAGTGGGTGACCGCCCGGTCGTCGTTGGTGACGGTCGGCACGTCCTGGCTGGTCAGCCGGCTGAGCTGGTCGTAACTCATCCGGGTGGTGCCGCTCCGCCTGATCTGCTCGACCACGTTGCCGAGCCCGTCGTAGCCGGTCCGGACCTCGGGCGTGATCGGTACGGTCATCCCCGGCGGGGTGTACGTAGGCGCGATCGTGCGTACGGCGCGACCGAGCTTGTCGTACTCCACCTTGGACACCTGGCCACGTGGGTCCCGGACGGCCACCTGGTCGCCGAAGGCGTTGTAGCCGACCGCGCTGGTCGGGTTGACCACGCCACCCGACACGCCCCCGCTCTCGACGGGTACGGCGGGACCGGTCGATCCGATCTGCCGGCCGAGTTCGTCGTACTGGAAGCTGGTGGTGAAGGCGGCCTTGGTCGCGCCGGGCACGTTCCCGCGCGGATCGGTGACCGTCAGCCGCAGCCCGCGCCGATCGTAGGTGTAGCTGGTGATCCGGCTCTCGGTGCCGGCGATGACCTTCTCCTCGAGGACGTTGCCGACCTCGTCGTGGCTGTACTCGACGACCTCGGAGCCCGCGACGACCGTCCACGGCACGTTGGAGGGCCGGCCGGTCCGGGTGGTCCGGTCGACGTTGCCGTTCAGGTCGTACCGGTAGCTGGTGGTCCGGGCCAGGCCCGCCGGGTCGACGACGGTGGTACTGACCTTGCCGGCGGCGTCGACCGTGTGCTGGGTGGTCAGCCGGCCGTTCCCCTCGACCTTCCGCACCAGGCTGCCGGCGCCGTCGTAGGTGTTCTCCTCGATCACATAGTCGCGCTTGCTGCCGTTCGGGTCGCGGAAGTCCTTCAACACCAGCCGGTGCAACCGGTCGTCCCGGTAGTACTGGTACTCCAGCCGGCGGCCCATCGCGTCGGTGTCGCTGACCATCCGCCCGGCGTGGTCGTAGGAGTAGGAGTGCAGCACCAGGTAGTCGCCGGTTCCGGTGCCGGGCGAGCCGGCCGGGTCGCTGCGCCAGTTCCGCAGCCGTACCTCGGCGACGTTGTTCCGGGCGGTGTACGCCCAGTCGTACCGGTTGCCGTTTGGGTCCACCATGGACGTACGGTTGCCGAACCGGTCGTAGCCGTAGCTCGTCTCGTTGCCCTCGGCGTCGACGACCCGGATCGGCCGGTTGTGGTCGTCGTACTCGGTGCTGCTGACCCGCTCGGGGCCACCGGCGGCGATGTCGGCGAGCGTCACCGTGAGCAGGTTGCCGTCGTCGTCGTAGCCGTTGGTCGTCTTTGACTGGTGCGTGGTGCTGCTGACCGCGTTGGTGGTGACCGGTCCGACCACCGTTGCCACCCGCCCGTGGGCGTCATAGGTGTAGGTGACGGTGACGCCGGCCGGATACTTGTCGGAGATCACCTTCTCGGTGGTCTTCCGGCCCAGCGTGTCGTAGGTGTACTCGGTGACCAGCCCGGATGGCTCGGTGACCCGGGCCAGGTCGCCGTTGGCGTAGTACTCCTGCCGGGTCAGCTTGTTCCGCGCATCCATGCTGGTGGCGAGCAGGCCGCTCGGCGGGCTTCCCCCACCGACCGCACTCTCGGTGCCCCGGGTGTAGGTGTGGCTGACCCGGCTGTTGTCGGGGCTGAGCTGGCTGGTCAGTTGGCCGGTCGTCTGGTCGTACGTGTACGAGGTGCGGTAGGTGTTGTCGGCGGCGTCCCTGGAGCGCTCGTCCCGGGTCTCCGTCGCCAGACTGCTGAGCGGGTTGAACGGGTCGGTCACCGTGGTCGAGTAGCTGTAGTACGCCGTGTAGCACTCGGTCGCCGTCCGGCAGCTCTTCCGCGTCGCCAGGTTGCCCCGGCTGTCGTAGGTCATCTCGACCGCGTGGCCGTTCTCGTTGGTGACCTTGCCCTGCTGGCCCTGGTTGTTGTAGGAGAAGGTCCGGATCGCCATGCCGTCCAGCGGATGCCGGACGAAGATCGGACCACCGGACGAGTCCGGGATGATGGTGCAGAAGGCCGGGTCACCCGGGTCCGGCACGCTACAGACCTCGGTCGGCGGATTGGGCGAGGTGGTCGGTATGCCGCCCGGCCGGTCCTCCTCCCGCGTCTCCAGGCCCAGCGGTACGCCCGAGCGGAGCAGCCGCCCGGCCAGCGCGTCGTACTCGTACAGGTGGGGCCGGTTGGCCGGGTCGAGCACCTGCACGCTGCGCCGCAGGTCGGTGTCGCCGCCGTAGACGGCGGGCAGGCCGACCTTCCAGGTGCCGCCGTCGCCGTCCGTGTACTCCTTGACCCGGTCGCTGACGGTGTCGTACTCGACCTCGGAGGCGACCCGGCCGGTCGGCAGGATCACCTTGGTGAGTTGCTGCGCCGCCGGCTTGGCGTACTGGAAGTGCGCCTCGACGGTGTCCGGGCCGAGCGGGTGGGAGTAGACGGCGGCCTCGTCGATCAGCCCGGCGAAGTGCCGTTGGCCCGCGCCGCCCCAGCCGGGCCAGGCGGTCGGGTTCGGCACGGCCGCCGCACCGAGCTGGTTGACGGTGAGCAGCGAGTGCTCGATGGTCTGCCCGGTCAGCTTGCCGATCTCTTTGCCGTCCAGGAACAGCGTCTGGATGTTGCCCATCGCGGACAGCACGACGTGGTGCCACTTGTCGTCGTTGACCTTGGCCCCGGACGCGATCGTCGTGGTCGTACCGGTGGCGAACTGGCCACGCAGGAAGCCGTTGGTGTCGGTGTAGAGCACCGGCACCCCGCTGGTCGGCGCGGTGCCGAGCGCCTTGTCCTGGTACCCGAGCAGCGGTCCACCGGTCTGGGTCAGCCCGATCCTGAACCACAGCTCGACGGCGGCGTCCCGGCTCTTCTTCACCAGCCCCTTCGGAAGTTCGACCTGCGACGAGGTGCCGTTGAAGCCGACCGCCGTACTGGTCGTACCCTCCAGCACACCCGGCTGGTTGAGAAGCACGTTGCGGTAGGTGCCGGCGTCCTTGCCGAGGTTGATCGCCACGTCACTGGCCGCGGAGGTGCCCTCGGCCTCACCGAGCCGGTAATACGAGTCGGGTCGCGCGTCGAGCACCCCGGTCCGGTAGTGCGAGCCGGCGGCGTACTCGTAGGTGGTGCACTTGGCGTCGGGGGCACACACCTTGGTCAGCAGTCCGTTGGTGTAGGTGTAGGCCCAGGTGAGCGCCGCGCCGTTGACCGGGTCGGTGCTGACCGTGCCGATCCGGTCGCCGGACCAGGTGAACCGCAGGGAGCGCCCGGCGGTGTTGCTCTGGCTGTTCGAGACCTGCACGCTGGTCAGCCGACGGGCGTTGTCGTACCTGAGCAGGAGCGAGCGGGCCGCGTTGTCGGTGATTTTGACCAGCGTGCCGTCGAGCGCGAAGTGGTGGACCGTGCCGGCGCGGTCGAGCAGTCGCCACTCGGTGCTGGTCACGGTCAGTTTCGCGAGCCGTCCGGCCGGTGCGGCGTAGCTGCCGTCCGGATTCTTGCCGAACCGCACCTCCTGGCCGTCCGGATAGCGGACCACCACGTTGCCGGAGCCGTCGTCGTCCGGCGTCAGCCGCACGTCGTACCGGCTCGACCAGCCGGGCCCGAAGACCGACGAGGTACGCGGATCCAGGCTGTTGTACGTCCGTACCAGGCTCAGCTCCGGTCCGACGGTGGCGACCGCGGCGTCCACGGCCGAGGTGGTGAAGTTGCCGACCTGGGCGTCGAACTGCCGGCCCTGCTCGGCGCCCGGCGCCCCGGCGATCCGGGAGATGACGTCCGGCTGCGGAACCGAGGTCCGCAGCACCACGTAGTCGGTGATGACCTCGTTGCCGGCGTCCTTGACGTAGGCCCGCCACGAGTAGTTCTTGCTCCAGACCAGCCGGCCGGCCGGCACCGTCCAGCTGGGCTTCGTCTGGTAACCGGAGTTGGCGCAGTTGGTCGGGGCACCCGCCTCGGTCTGGTCACAGAGCTCGAACTTGTACTGCAGGGCCAGTCCCGGCGGCGCGTCGGTGTCGATCGCCTGAGCCCAGAGCAGCGGGGTCAGCGTCGGCGTCTCGTAGCCGTTCGCCGGATACAGCGCCTGCACCACCGGCTCCACGTCGAAGATCTGGAGCACGATCCGGGCGGGCGGCACCTGATGGTCGGTGAAGACGATCCCACCGGTACGGACCATGGTGAAGTCGAGGAAGTACGCCCCGGGCGGCAGTGCCTTGATCGTCGCGTCCAGCGTCACCCGACCACCCCGGGCCACGTTGCCGGGCAGGTTCGCGGACCGCTGCTGGGTCACCGACGCACCGGTGTTCGCGTTGTAGGCCCGGTAGGCGAGGTAGTAGGAGCCGGGTGACCAGGCCTCGGCCCCTCGGTTGGTGACCGTGATCTGGACCTTGCCGTCCCGGTTCTGCAGGACAGCCGGATCCGGGGTCGGCTTCGGGATCTCGTATCCGGCGTTGTACGGGGTGTGCGTGACGTACAGGCTCGGCGGGTTGGCGGTACCGGTGCCGGCGAACGTCTTCCGCGCCAATTCGTCGTTGGTCGGCGCCCGCAGCGACAGCCCGTGGTTGGCCTGCTGGCCGTTCACCCATCGCTGGACGAGCTTGCGCCCGTTGACACCGAGGTCGAACATCTCGGCCGCGACCGGGCAGGCCGACTGGGACTGGCCCGTCCCGATGAAGCCGTGCGCGAACGACTTGGTGACCAGCGCGCCACCGACCGCCGGCCCCGGGTAGGCATAACCACTGCCGGCCGTCCACGAACCGGTGACCGGGTGCACGCTGACCGGTCGGGCGCGACAGGAGGGCGCGTCGTAGTTCACCACGGAGAGCGCGGCGCCGTAGATGGTGTGGTTCTGCAGCCGGCTGGTCACCCCGCCGAACTTCAGGTACGTCGCGGCGCTTCCGTTTTTCGTCTGGCCGACGAGCAGCTCGGTCGTGTTCGCGACCGAGTTCCCGCCCTGCACGTACATGGTGCTGTCGGTGGTGAACGCGCCCACCGGCGGCCCGACGGTCGGGTCGACCTCGACCGGGTACCGGCGGTCCGGATCCTGCAACCAGGTGCCGTCCAGGTCCATCCGCAGCGCGGGCCGGCCATTGTCGGTGACGAGTTGGTAGGTGACCCCGGTCGACATGGCCGGGCCGTCCGCGCCCGTGCCGGCGTCGAGCATGTAACCCGGCGGGATGGCGGCGCGCTGCCGGCCCGCCGGGTCGGCCAGCACGACGTGACCGTCGACGAGGCTGGTGCTCAGACCGTGCAGCTCCAGCGGGAAGAGGTAGGAGCGTGGCGCCTGCGCGGACGCCAGCACCAGGGTTTCCTTCACCCCGCCCGGCCGTGCCGTCAGGCGCAGGTCCACTCCCGGCCGCACCCCCGGATAGGTGACGGTGTCGCCGTCGACCCGGCCCGGACTCGTGGCGGCGCCGGCCAGGCCGAACGCCAGCACCTCGCCCCCGTCGAGGGTCAACCGGGCCAGTTGGCCGGCGCTTGCGTCCTCGGCCAGCCGCAGCTCGACCGAGTCGGCGGCGTTGCGCCAGCCGGAGCCCTCCGGGTCCGGGACCAGGGTGCTGTCGATCGGCGCCCAACTGCCGTCCGGGCGCTGGTAGTTCAGCGGGGATGGCGAGAATTCGGTGGTCTGGCTGCCGTCGGCGTTGTCGTAGACCCGCTCGTTTCCGCCCCGGCCACTCGGGCGTTCCCGGCTCGTCGCCTTGTCGAAGCCGCCGGACTCCGCCACCGGCGGATCGGCCACCCTCGCCTCGTTGCGGCCCGGTTTCGGCTGCTGGTCCAGCGTGCGGAGCGGATACTGGCCCCGCAGCGACCGGGGCAGCTCGCGGTTGACCGAACCACCGGTCAGGTGGGAGCCGCCGGCTGCCGAACCCCAGCGTTGGTCGGGCGCCTTCCCGGCGGTGTGCCGCGCCGCCGGATCCCGCCAGGAGGCCGGCGCCGCGACGATCCCGCTGCCCGCGAGATTCAGGGCGAGCAGTCCGACGAGCCCGGCCGCGACGCCCGGGCGCCAGACGGACCGGAGGCGGCGTCGTCGCCGACGCCCCCACGCTGTCCGCTCTGGACGGTCTTCGGACACACGCAATGAAATCGGCATCAGACACCCCCGTGCATCTGATTGACTCAGACGAATGCGATTACCGTGGCAGCACGATCACGAACTGTCAAGTGACCAATCGAACGTGGCGATATCATCCCGAACAAGGCGGCAAACAGACATCGTAGGCATTGCCGGCAACGACGATAGACCACAGCCCTACCACATACCGCAACTCATTTATCGAACTATAGACAGTCGACGACCCGGTCACATCGGGGTAGCGGCGGATGACGCGTTCACGCATGATGAAGCCACTCATCGACTGCGGTCAGGCTGTGGTCGGTGGGCGCCGTCTACACGGAGTTACGGAGGCATGGGCGCTTGTCCATACCAGACCAGTCAATGCCCATTCGGGGAGGGTAACGAACCGTGACGCACACTTCTGATTCGCATCCGAGGACATCCGGTAGACGGAGATTTCTGTCTCTGGCCACCGCAGCATTCACCACGTTGACCGTCGTCGTCGCCCCGCTGTCACCGACACCGGCACAGGCCGCCGACACCAACGTCTGCGCACCGACCGCATCCGTATTCGCCGTATTGTCGAGCGGTCCGCTACGGCGTTACACGCTGAGCAACCCGGGCAGCACCAACACCGGCTGGACGAACGAGCAGGTCGGCCACGCGGGCTGGCAGAACTTCGGCCGGGTCCTGGCTGGACCGGACAACCGGGTGTACGGGATCGGCTCCACCGGGCTGCTCCGCTACAGGTGGCTCGGTCCCGGAGCCATCTGGGAGCAGAAGGAGGGTCTGACCGCCTGGCCCATCAGCTCGAACTTCACCGAGTACGCCACCGCCGCGCTCCGGAACAAGATAACCGTCGACGAGCGGGGCGACTTCTACAGCGTCGACGCCACCGGTCGGCTGCGCTGGAGCCGGTTCGACGAGCCCACGAAGACCTGGCTCGTCGACCGACGGGTGATCGACACCGGCTGGGACCGGTACAACCTGATCGTGGCCGCGGGCGACGGCGTGGTCTACGGCCGGGCGGCGAACGGACAGCTCCACCGCAGCCGGTTCGACCCGCACAGCCAGCGCTGGCTGGTACAGCACCAACTGGTCCACACCGGCAACTGGGGCACCTTCCCCAAGGGCATCTTCTCGGCCGGCGGCGACACCCTCTACGGCATCCAGGCCGGCGGTAACCTCCTCCAGTACCGCTACCGCGAGGACAACAACAGCTGGGTCATCAACGGCCGGCAGATCGGCGCCGGTTGGCAGGTCTTCCCCGACGTCGGCGCCAGCACCAAC
The nucleotide sequence above comes from Plantactinospora soyae. Encoded proteins:
- a CDS encoding polymorphic toxin-type HINT domain-containing protein encodes the protein MSEDRPERTAWGRRRRRRLRSVWRPGVAAGLVGLLALNLAGSGIVAAPASWRDPAARHTAGKAPDQRWGSAAGGSHLTGGSVNRELPRSLRGQYPLRTLDQQPKPGRNEARVADPPVAESGGFDKATSRERPSGRGGNERVYDNADGSQTTEFSPSPLNYQRPDGSWAPIDSTLVPDPEGSGWRNAADSVELRLAEDASAGQLARLTLDGGEVLAFGLAGAATSPGRVDGDTVTYPGVRPGVDLRLTARPGGVKETLVLASAQAPRSYLFPLELHGLSTSLVDGHVVLADPAGRQRAAIPPGYMLDAGTGADGPAMSTGVTYQLVTDNGRPALRMDLDGTWLQDPDRRYPVEVDPTVGPPVGAFTTDSTMYVQGGNSVANTTELLVGQTKNGSAATYLKFGGVTSRLQNHTIYGAALSVVNYDAPSCRARPVSVHPVTGSWTAGSGYAYPGPAVGGALVTKSFAHGFIGTGQSQSACPVAAEMFDLGVNGRKLVQRWVNGQQANHGLSLRAPTNDELARKTFAGTGTANPPSLYVTHTPYNAGYEIPKPTPDPAVLQNRDGKVQITVTNRGAEAWSPGSYYLAYRAYNANTGASVTQQRSANLPGNVARGGRVTLDATIKALPPGAYFLDFTMVRTGGIVFTDHQVPPARIVLQIFDVEPVVQALYPANGYETPTLTPLLWAQAIDTDAPPGLALQYKFELCDQTEAGAPTNCANSGYQTKPSWTVPAGRLVWSKNYSWRAYVKDAGNEVITDYVVLRTSVPQPDVISRIAGAPGAEQGRQFDAQVGNFTTSAVDAAVATVGPELSLVRTYNSLDPRTSSVFGPGWSSRYDVRLTPDDDGSGNVVVRYPDGQEVRFGKNPDGSYAAPAGRLAKLTVTSTEWRLLDRAGTVHHFALDGTLVKITDNAARSLLLRYDNARRLTSVQVSNSQSNTAGRSLRFTWSGDRIGTVSTDPVNGAALTWAYTYTNGLLTKVCAPDAKCTTYEYAAGSHYRTGVLDARPDSYYRLGEAEGTSAASDVAINLGKDAGTYRNVLLNQPGVLEGTTSTAVGFNGTSSQVELPKGLVKKSRDAAVELWFRIGLTQTGGPLLGYQDKALGTAPTSGVPVLYTDTNGFLRGQFATGTTTTIASGAKVNDDKWHHVVLSAMGNIQTLFLDGKEIGKLTGQTIEHSLLTVNQLGAAAVPNPTAWPGWGGAGQRHFAGLIDEAAVYSHPLGPDTVEAHFQYAKPAAQQLTKVILPTGRVASEVEYDTVSDRVKEYTDGDGGTWKVGLPAVYGGDTDLRRSVQVLDPANRPHLYEYDALAGRLLRSGVPLGLETREEDRPGGIPTTSPNPPTEVCSVPDPGDPAFCTIIPDSSGGPIFVRHPLDGMAIRTFSYNNQGQQGKVTNENGHAVEMTYDSRGNLATRKSCRTATECYTAYYSYSTTVTDPFNPLSSLATETRDERSRDAADNTYRTSYTYDQTTGQLTSQLSPDNSRVSHTYTRGTESAVGGGSPPSGLLATSMDARNKLTRQEYYANGDLARVTEPSGLVTEYTYDTLGRKTTEKVISDKYPAGVTVTYTYDAHGRVATVVGPVTTNAVSSTTHQSKTTNGYDDDGNLLTVTLADIAAGGPERVSSTEYDDHNRPIRVVDAEGNETSYGYDRFGNRTSMVDPNGNRYDWAYTARNNVAEVRLRNWRSDPAGSPGTGTGDYLVLHSYSYDHAGRMVSDTDAMGRRLEYQYYRDDRLHRLVLKDFRDPNGSKRDYVIEENTYDGAGSLVRKVEGNGRLTTQHTVDAAGKVSTTVVDPAGLARTTSYRYDLNGNVDRTTRTGRPSNVPWTVVAGSEVVEYSHDEVGNVLEEKVIAGTESRITSYTYDRRGLRLTVTDPRGNVPGATKAAFTTSFQYDELGRQIGSTGPAVPVESGGVSGGVVNPTSAVGYNAFGDQVAVRDPRGQVSKVEYDKLGRAVRTIAPTYTPPGMTVPITPEVRTGYDGLGNVVEQIRRSGTTRMSYDQLSRLTSQDVPTVTNDDRAVTHYTYTRTGQVLSVTDPTGARVESTYDDLDRQVTQTRLERRPVAKTLTSRMVYDDAGNLTSTVSPTGAMTINAHDAVGDVIRTTAPTGEARLFGYDSSGRQVRVSDGLGRTVRVNYDLFGNRASDANLKPDNTVLRTQTYGYDVAGNMISSKDPYDAVTTYRYDAASRLAEQVEPVSATESITTSFGYDAAGNRTRYTDGRRNSTIYTYNTLGLAESVIDPATASHPAAADRTWTVGYDAEGRPAQLSAPGGVSRQRTYDAAGRLTGETGSGGGSATTARTLGYDEVGRPTSVSAPGGTNTFTYNDRGGLLTATGPSGTASFGYDDDGNLVSRTDAAGSATFGYLKGRLDSMTDGITGQRQQLGYDAAGEVKTIDYGGGRVRTFGYDDYGRVNSDVLRNSGGGTVSSVGYGFDLNGHLTRKNTAGTAGAGNNTYTYDDAGRLTSWTGPEGTVGYGWDASGNRIRTGAKTSTFDERNRLLSDGDYTYTYSARGNIATRNSSGLVEPYSFDAFDRLISAEGQNYSYDGMDRLTKRGGNPFTYAGLSDEAVSDGVEYYARGPADELLAVGRASDKQLVISDAHGDVVAAFDPADTALPALTDSSTYDPFGKKVDSAGDTGNVGFQGDWTDPDTGQVDMGARWYQPGTGTFTSRDSVNYAKGDSILANRYTYGAGAPLDYDDPDGHWPSLKSIGSSISSGFSRAVSNVRHYTSSAVSAGWSAFKTFNSFVARGASWVINKTVSAIKTTFTKIGEGVNALRTGNFKNWAVQQARAAQAQLHRAKVAITARAKAAVEQVVKFTKLPVVKALTAPLLTALKVVSVSIKVAASVTAVTMAGIKDPAKFRQGLYLEALREAAPLIEGATKLWDKATQFVEDHAAEIVGFAAGAVVGIGCGAAIGWTGVGAVACGALAGAVGSAVTGYMNGKRGWDLVGTAAMGGLTGALGGALGSVAGQALGAGIRGLGQGLRGAGQGLIRGAREEIASIASGRLSGGALAGGGRSGAGSMMSPDGPAPAPARTTPGGSCSVPGKNSFVPGTAVLMANGSGKPIENVRVGDLVLATDPTTGETGAQPVTNLIVGQGEKKLVGVTIDLDGDRGDRIGKLVATDGHPFWAAELGAWIDATDLRVGSLLRTAAGTYVQITAIERWTAQNQRVHNLTVDTIHTYYVVAGNTPILVHNSEGDDWLYRGLASDHVKLDEARRGIATPWGGHDDPDKHAGGNTRSNFTSWTADPDIALDISREGNGPGVVLRVPRSSVASQIVDGVNYPYEEGEVTIRGQVTGAEVRSSVGGSTFSGC